Proteins encoded within one genomic window of Procambarus clarkii isolate CNS0578487 chromosome 31, FALCON_Pclarkii_2.0, whole genome shotgun sequence:
- the LOC123758695 gene encoding protein obstructor-E isoform X1 — protein MRILAVGILVAVAGAGLAQQPTQQPDPCDTKHRVVADITYCDRYWECVANAPQLYDCPNGLVFVGRNRGITEGCDYPWRGAYCENKQLANPPIKTEHCDWKYGIFGHETSCTRYWTCWNSTATEQFCIGGLLYNEDSHACDWPQNVRGCQKHPLCKEDPNANVPLGKSCERYWACQGGYPRLQRCPATLVFDKQSRRCVNPPTVDCEVLTTTPSPEEERLAPRSGPPVPRPQRRRPTLQQTEPVQDEAQFVSDNDLQNSPPSRPVLPAGGNFRPAPIPGAIPLN, from the exons ATGAGGATACTTGCAGTAGGAATCCTCGTTGCCGTGGCAGGCGCTG GCCTGGCGCAGCAGCCGACGCAACAACCGGACCCCTGCGACACGAAGCATCGCGTGGTCGCAGACATCACCTACTGCGACCGCTACTGGGAGTGCGTCGCGAACGCCCCTCAGCTCTACGACTGCCCCAACGGGCTGGTCTTCGTGGGCAGGAATCGAGGCATCACAGAGGGGTGCGACTACCCCTGGCGCGGAGCTTATTGTGAAAATAAGCAACTAGCTA ACCCGCCTATAAAGACCGAACACTGTGACTGGAAGTACGGTATCTTCGGCCACGAAACGTCCTGTACCCGCTACTGGACCTGCTGGAACAGTACAGCCACCGAGCAGTTCTGTATCGGAGGCCTCCTGTACAACGAGGACTCTCACGCCTGTGATTGGCCCCAGAACGTCAGAGGCTGCCAGAAGCATC CTCTGTGCAAGGAAGACCCCAACGCCAACGTGCCACTAGGAAAATCATGTGAGCGATACTGGGCCTGCCAGGGAGGCTATCCCCGTCTCCAGCGCTGCCCCGCAACCCTCGTCTTCGACAAGCAGTCCCGTCGCTGCGTCAACCCACCCACCGTCGACTGCGAAGTcctcactaccacaccatcacccgaAGAGGAACGACTGGCCCCTCGCTCAGGTCCTCCTGTGCCTCGTCCACAGCGCCGTCGGCCAACACTCCAACAGACCGAGCCTGTCCAAGACGAAGCTCAATTCGTCTCCGATAATGACCTGCAGAATTCCCCACCGTCTCGCCCCGTATTGCCTGCGGGAGGCAATTTCAGACCCGCTCCAATCCCTGGTGCTATTCCCCTGAACTAG
- the LOC123758695 gene encoding protein obstructor-E isoform X2 has product MRILAVGILVAVAGAAVGQRQFSDPCKSKTRTSAHEEQCDLYYECFDGQPVLQSCPNGLVYLGKRTQGLFGVCDYDFNVDCTDRPGRNPPIKTEHCDWKYGIFGHETSCTRYWTCWNSTATEQFCIGGLLYNEDSHACDWPQNVRGCQKHPLCKEDPNANVPLGKSCERYWACQGGYPRLQRCPATLVFDKQSRRCVNPPTVDCEVLTTTPSPEEERLAPRSGPPVPRPQRRRPTLQQTEPVQDEAQFVSDNDLQNSPPSRPVLPAGGNFRPAPIPGAIPLN; this is encoded by the exons ATGAGGATACTTGCAGTAGGAATCCTCGTTGCCGTGGCAGGCGCTG CCGTGGGCCAGCGCCAGTTCTCTGACCCCTGTAAATCAAAGACCAGGACTTCCGCTCACGAGGAACAATGTGACCTTTACTACGAGTGCTTCGATGGTCAGCCAGTGCTCCAGAGCTGCCCCAATGGCCTGGTCTACCTCGGCAAGCGCACTCAGGGACTCTTTGGCGTGTGTGACTACGACTTCAACGTGGACTGCACTGACCGCCCAGGACGGA ACCCGCCTATAAAGACCGAACACTGTGACTGGAAGTACGGTATCTTCGGCCACGAAACGTCCTGTACCCGCTACTGGACCTGCTGGAACAGTACAGCCACCGAGCAGTTCTGTATCGGAGGCCTCCTGTACAACGAGGACTCTCACGCCTGTGATTGGCCCCAGAACGTCAGAGGCTGCCAGAAGCATC CTCTGTGCAAGGAAGACCCCAACGCCAACGTGCCACTAGGAAAATCATGTGAGCGATACTGGGCCTGCCAGGGAGGCTATCCCCGTCTCCAGCGCTGCCCCGCAACCCTCGTCTTCGACAAGCAGTCCCGTCGCTGCGTCAACCCACCCACCGTCGACTGCGAAGTcctcactaccacaccatcacccgaAGAGGAACGACTGGCCCCTCGCTCAGGTCCTCCTGTGCCTCGTCCACAGCGCCGTCGGCCAACACTCCAACAGACCGAGCCTGTCCAAGACGAAGCTCAATTCGTCTCCGATAATGACCTGCAGAATTCCCCACCGTCTCGCCCCGTATTGCCTGCGGGAGGCAATTTCAGACCCGCTCCAATCCCTGGTGCTATTCCCCTGAACTAG